In Gammaproteobacteria bacterium (ex Lamellibrachia satsuma), a single genomic region encodes these proteins:
- the cas1e gene encoding type I-E CRISPR-associated endonuclease Cas1, with the protein MLPPLKPIAMKERISMLFIEKGEIDVLDGAFVVLDKTGVRTHIPIGSVACLMLEPGTRVSHRAAALAARVGTLLVWVGEAGVRLYASGQPGGARSDRLLYQAKLALDEMTRLKVVRKMYEFRFGEAPPTKRSVEQLRGIEGARVRKTYQLLAKRHGIQWKGRNYDRTDWDKSDLPNLCLSAATACLYGITEAAVLAAGYAPAVGFIHTGKPLSFVYDIADLFKFDSVVPVAFQVAAKAPLQPERRVRLACRDMFRQQKILGKIIPAIEEVLAAGEIEPPEPPKDAQPIAIPEEKGIGDVGHRH; encoded by the coding sequence ATGCTCCCACCCCTCAAACCCATCGCAATGAAGGAAAGGATCTCCATGCTGTTCATCGAAAAAGGCGAGATCGACGTGCTGGACGGCGCCTTCGTCGTCCTCGACAAGACCGGCGTCCGTACTCACATCCCCATCGGCAGCGTCGCCTGCCTGATGCTCGAACCCGGCACCCGCGTCTCCCATCGGGCTGCCGCACTGGCAGCGCGGGTAGGAACCTTGCTGGTCTGGGTCGGCGAGGCCGGTGTGCGGCTCTATGCCTCAGGCCAACCTGGAGGGGCAAGGTCCGACCGACTGCTCTATCAGGCAAAACTCGCGTTAGATGAAATGACCCGTCTCAAGGTCGTGCGCAAGATGTATGAATTCCGTTTTGGGGAGGCTCCCCCCACCAAACGCAGCGTTGAACAGCTACGCGGTATCGAGGGGGCCAGAGTCAGAAAGACCTACCAACTGCTCGCCAAACGCCACGGCATTCAGTGGAAGGGCCGAAACTACGACCGCACCGACTGGGACAAATCCGACCTACCGAATCTCTGCCTCAGCGCTGCCACTGCCTGTCTCTATGGCATTACCGAAGCCGCAGTGCTTGCAGCCGGTTACGCGCCAGCCGTTGGCTTCATCCATACAGGCAAACCCCTCTCCTTCGTCTATGACATAGCGGATCTGTTCAAATTCGATAGCGTCGTGCCTGTTGCTTTTCAAGTCGCAGCAAAAGCCCCTCTGCAACCGGAACGTCGCGTCCGGCTCGCCTGTCGCGATATGTTCCGGCAACAAAAGATACTCGGAAAGATCATCCCTGCTATCGAAGAGGTCCTGGCAGCCGGTGAAATTGAACCACCGGAGCCACCGAAAGACGCCCAGCCCATCGCCATACCAGAAGAAAAAGGAATCGGAGATGTTGGTCATCGCCACTGA
- a CDS encoding HIRAN protein, producing the protein MLRRTFLHTLFGSLGIGLSGRINADTQLPEPKRRVLLQESPLAGYQYHRAPGIWQFLQIGETLRLRREPANRYDRNAISVWFKNEHLGYVPRSENRTLAQMMDRGELLEGRIVRLLEDDNPWRRIRFSVFLST; encoded by the coding sequence ATGTTACGCCGAACCTTCCTGCACACCCTGTTTGGCAGCTTGGGCATCGGGCTGAGTGGACGAATCAATGCCGACACCCAACTTCCGGAACCGAAACGCCGGGTGCTGCTGCAAGAATCCCCCCTGGCCGGTTACCAATACCACCGCGCCCCGGGTATCTGGCAGTTTCTTCAGATCGGAGAGACCCTGAGACTGCGCCGTGAGCCCGCCAATCGTTACGACCGCAACGCAATCTCCGTCTGGTTCAAGAACGAACACCTGGGATACGTCCCCCGCAGCGAAAACCGCACCCTCGCCCAGATGATGGACCGGGGCGAGCTGTTGGAAGGACGCATCGTGCGATTATTGGAAGACGACAACCCTTGGCGACGGATACGGTTTAGTGTTTTTTTGAGCACATGA
- a CDS encoding AbrB/MazE/SpoVT family DNA-binding domain-containing protein: MSSTRLSSKGQVVIPKSIRDKHHWHEGQELEVIDSEDGLVLKEKRPFKKTNITSVAGCLPYSGKTKSLEELEAAIAQGAMESAKKDDRR; encoded by the coding sequence ATGAGTTCTACCCGCTTATCAAGCAAAGGTCAGGTAGTTATTCCAAAGTCCATTCGTGACAAGCACCATTGGCATGAAGGCCAGGAACTGGAAGTTATCGACTCGGAAGATGGCTTGGTACTGAAAGAAAAACGACCTTTTAAGAAGACCAATATAACGAGCGTAGCCGGATGCCTCCCATACAGCGGTAAAACAAAATCATTGGAAGAGTTGGAAGCGGCAATAGCGCAAGGGGCCATGGAAAGTGCCAAAAAAGATGATCGGCGTTGA
- a CDS encoding type II toxin-antitoxin system VapC family toxin: MIGVDTNVVVRLLTRDDESQYQTALSLFDGNQIFIPNTVILELEWVLRFAYRFKPAQIADALEKLAGLEQVTIDRPDDLSLALQGLRNNMDFADALHLAISATTTRQFATFDQKLIRNTLHTSCQVKLLD; the protein is encoded by the coding sequence ATGATCGGCGTTGATACCAATGTTGTGGTTCGCTTACTGACCCGGGACGACGAAAGCCAGTACCAGACAGCACTGTCACTGTTCGATGGGAATCAGATATTCATCCCAAACACGGTTATTCTGGAACTTGAATGGGTTCTGCGTTTTGCCTACAGATTCAAACCTGCGCAGATAGCTGACGCTCTGGAAAAACTGGCGGGACTTGAGCAAGTTACGATCGACAGACCGGATGACTTATCCCTGGCCCTGCAAGGCCTGCGGAACAACATGGATTTTGCCGATGCGCTGCATCTCGCTATTTCAGCCACTACAACACGCCAATTCGCCACATTCGACCAGAAACTGATACGAAATACCCTGCATACGAGTTGCCAGGTCAAACTATTGGATTAA
- the cas2 gene encoding type I-E CRISPR-associated endoribonuclease Cas2: MLVIATESIPSRLRGRLAIWLVEVRAGVYVGNPSAKLRDFIWEQTEQGLEDGNAIMAWNTNTESGYDFKTLGTNRRIPVDFDGIRLVSFLPEKEDKDAL; this comes from the coding sequence ATGTTGGTCATCGCCACTGAAAGTATCCCATCCAGGCTGCGTGGACGACTCGCAATCTGGCTGGTGGAAGTCCGGGCAGGCGTCTATGTCGGCAATCCCTCCGCAAAACTCCGCGATTTCATCTGGGAACAGACCGAGCAAGGGCTCGAAGATGGCAATGCCATCATGGCCTGGAACACCAATACAGAATCAGGTTACGACTTCAAAACACTCGGCACCAACCGGAGAATCCCCGTCGACTTCGACGGGATCCGACTGGTCTCCTTTCTTCCCGAAAAGGAGGATAAAGATGCTCTTTAA
- the casB gene encoding type I-E CRISPR-associated protein Cse2/CasB, which produces MSKVFAPDGPGTGILTTWWQSLENDKGTRATLRRCNGPTQVMLHPAYIRLCKRLEPFLNSDHNWELRLARVVGLLAHCRHTTARDLARAMAGDGKPVVSELRFRRLLQEKPDDLYLAMIRILHMLGHTANLPDLISSVYYWGDTVRKRWAFAYFPFVPETKTA; this is translated from the coding sequence ATGAGCAAAGTATTTGCACCCGATGGTCCCGGCACCGGGATACTGACAACCTGGTGGCAATCACTTGAAAATGACAAGGGTACCCGTGCCACACTGCGCCGCTGTAACGGCCCGACCCAGGTCATGCTTCATCCAGCATATATTCGATTGTGCAAACGTCTCGAACCCTTTCTGAATAGTGATCACAACTGGGAGCTACGACTCGCCCGGGTTGTCGGCCTTTTAGCCCATTGTCGGCATACCACAGCACGCGACCTCGCCCGCGCCATGGCCGGTGACGGTAAACCTGTCGTCAGTGAACTGCGTTTTCGCCGACTGCTACAGGAGAAACCCGATGATCTCTATCTGGCCATGATCCGCATATTGCACATGCTCGGGCATACTGCCAACCTGCCCGACCTGATCAGTTCCGTCTACTACTGGGGCGATACAGTGCGTAAGCGCTGGGCCTTCGCCTACTTCCCCTTTGTGCCTGAAACCAAAACCGCCTGA
- the casA gene encoding type I-E CRISPR-associated protein Cse1/CasA, whose amino-acid sequence MNLLEDKWLPVHTTQGETHIAPWQISDPDVLALAAPRPDFNGALLQFLIGLLQTACPPDDNNQWGEWLENPPAPETLKLLFEPYTPAFNLDADGPKFMQDYAPLDGVPKPIANLLIETPGDKALKENRDHFIKRGKVNNICPNCAATALFTLQTNAPEGGRGFRTSLRGGGPLTTLVALDTHHGSGNNQQLANSLWRGCWLNVLNKGDLPTLSGNTDLSEPPAIFPWLASTRTSHGKGDITTPKDAHPLQMYWGMPRRIRLDWKQTTRGSCDLCGKKSDSLISRCDTKNYGTNYDGPWKHPLSPHINNKDGLALPQHAQPGGLQYQHWLGLTSTGTNNHPAKIITSYLESEGTGRQLRGEQLRIHVFGYDMKSNKSRCWYETTFPLFPLDAAIREQFIEIAEILIETATGVASMTRSCIKEAWFKRPGDAKGDTNFLQEAFFSHTENAFFTALKTLKDQLDRDQNETRILREWHRTLCDSAFQLFDYWTSRGDFETVNPRRIATAHKKLKNWLYSKKLKKKLQLNNKEKSA is encoded by the coding sequence ATGAATCTACTCGAAGACAAATGGCTACCTGTCCACACCACTCAGGGAGAGACCCACATTGCCCCATGGCAAATCAGCGACCCTGACGTGCTGGCACTGGCAGCACCCCGCCCCGATTTCAACGGTGCTTTGCTGCAATTTCTAATCGGCCTGTTACAAACCGCCTGCCCGCCGGATGACAACAACCAATGGGGAGAGTGGCTTGAAAATCCGCCTGCACCCGAAACACTCAAGCTTTTATTTGAACCCTATACCCCCGCCTTTAATCTGGATGCCGACGGGCCAAAGTTCATGCAGGATTATGCCCCCCTGGATGGCGTTCCCAAACCCATCGCCAACTTGCTAATCGAAACACCTGGCGACAAAGCATTGAAAGAAAATCGAGACCACTTCATTAAACGAGGCAAAGTAAACAACATTTGTCCGAATTGTGCGGCTACTGCACTGTTTACCTTACAAACAAATGCACCAGAAGGGGGAAGAGGCTTTCGCACGTCCTTACGAGGTGGCGGCCCTCTGACTACCCTTGTCGCTTTGGACACTCATCATGGCTCAGGCAACAACCAGCAGTTAGCGAATTCACTATGGCGCGGTTGTTGGCTCAATGTTCTCAACAAAGGCGATCTGCCTACATTGAGTGGCAATACCGATTTATCAGAACCCCCAGCCATTTTTCCCTGGCTTGCATCTACGCGTACCAGCCATGGAAAGGGCGATATCACCACACCGAAGGATGCCCACCCGCTGCAAATGTATTGGGGTATGCCACGCCGAATCCGACTCGACTGGAAACAGACGACGAGGGGATCTTGCGATTTGTGTGGCAAAAAATCTGATTCGCTCATCAGCCGATGCGATACAAAAAATTATGGCACCAATTACGATGGCCCTTGGAAACACCCACTGAGTCCACACATCAACAACAAAGACGGCTTGGCTCTGCCGCAACACGCGCAGCCAGGTGGGCTGCAATACCAACACTGGCTGGGATTGACCAGTACAGGGACCAATAACCACCCAGCAAAAATCATAACTAGCTATTTGGAAAGTGAGGGTACCGGCCGACAGCTACGAGGCGAACAACTGCGGATACATGTCTTTGGCTACGATATGAAAAGCAACAAATCCCGCTGCTGGTATGAGACCACTTTTCCCTTATTTCCGCTAGACGCCGCAATTCGCGAACAATTCATTGAAATAGCAGAAATTCTTATCGAAACAGCCACAGGTGTCGCCAGCATGACCCGCAGCTGCATCAAAGAGGCTTGGTTCAAACGTCCCGGCGATGCCAAGGGCGATACCAATTTCCTGCAGGAAGCCTTTTTCAGTCACACCGAAAACGCCTTCTTCACTGCCTTGAAAACACTCAAAGACCAACTCGACAGAGACCAGAACGAAACCCGGATACTGAGAGAGTGGCATCGAACGCTCTGTGATAGCGCCTTTCAGCTGTTTGATTACTGGACCAGCCGCGGAGACTTTGAAACTGTCAACCCAAGACGCATCGCCACTGCCCACAAGAAACTCAAAAACTGGCTCTACAGCAAAAAATTGAAGAAAAAACTGCAACTCAACAACAAGGAGAAATCCGCATGA
- the cas7e gene encoding type I-E CRISPR-associated protein Cas7/Cse4/CasC, with translation MSKFIQLHLLTSYPPANLNRDDLGRPKTAMMGGANRLRVSSQSLKRAWRTSDIFRSALTDHLGVRTKEMGRDIYQQLLEKGVKDQAAFSYAQAIANVFGKLKTLSKKEKADADENKRQTELEIEQLAHFSPEEQQAITKLIDELANGDDAPSDEQLALLRKQHTAADIALFGRMLASSPAYNTEAAAQVAHAISVHKVAVEDDFFTAVDDLNSGEEDMGAAHMGETEFAAGLFYLYLCIDRELLIENLSNDSALADKTLAALIESAATIAPSGKQNSFASRARASYILCEKGNQQPRSLSVAFLKPIGGNDLLAQSIQNINETVKKMDQVYGACADRRCSLNAETGEGSLQDIIECISGD, from the coding sequence ATGAGTAAATTCATTCAACTGCACCTGCTGACCTCTTATCCACCAGCCAACCTCAACCGAGACGACTTGGGTCGGCCCAAGACCGCAATGATGGGGGGTGCGAATCGCCTGCGTGTCTCTTCACAAAGCCTCAAGCGGGCGTGGCGCACCTCCGACATCTTTCGCTCAGCACTAACAGATCATTTGGGGGTCCGCACCAAGGAGATGGGGCGGGATATCTATCAGCAACTACTGGAAAAAGGCGTTAAAGACCAAGCGGCCTTCAGCTACGCACAAGCCATCGCCAATGTATTCGGAAAACTAAAAACGCTCTCAAAAAAGGAGAAGGCCGACGCTGACGAAAATAAACGCCAGACTGAACTGGAAATCGAGCAACTAGCCCACTTCAGTCCGGAAGAGCAGCAGGCAATCACCAAACTCATTGACGAATTAGCCAACGGCGATGACGCACCAAGCGACGAACAATTGGCCTTACTGCGAAAACAACATACCGCCGCCGACATCGCTCTCTTCGGCCGCATGCTCGCATCAAGCCCCGCTTACAACACTGAAGCAGCCGCCCAGGTTGCACATGCCATCAGCGTACACAAGGTCGCCGTGGAAGATGACTTTTTTACCGCTGTGGATGACCTGAACAGCGGTGAGGAAGATATGGGAGCCGCCCACATGGGAGAGACTGAATTCGCTGCCGGTCTGTTCTATCTTTATCTCTGCATCGACCGAGAACTACTGATCGAAAATCTCTCCAACGATAGTGCACTGGCTGACAAAACACTGGCCGCACTGATTGAATCAGCCGCGACTATCGCACCCAGCGGCAAACAAAACAGCTTTGCCTCCCGCGCCCGTGCCTCTTACATTTTGTGTGAAAAGGGCAATCAACAACCGCGTTCCCTCTCAGTAGCCTTTCTCAAGCCAATTGGCGGCAACGACCTGTTGGCGCAGTCGATTCAAAATATAAACGAAACCGTCAAAAAAATGGATCAGGTTTATGGCGCTTGTGCGGATAGGCGTTGCAGCTTAAACGCCGAAACGGGTGAAGGTAGCCTGCAAGACATTATTGAGTGCATCAGCGGAGACTAA
- the cas6e gene encoding type I-E CRISPR-associated protein Cas6/Cse3/CasE: MYFSRLRLRTDTDTRSLAQQLCQQSSYSEHQQLWRLFDDNPEAKRDFLFRRTDNNGWPQFYLLSNRQPVDRSGVWQIDQRDYHPKLQTGQKLAFSLRANPVVSRKNAHSGKRQRHDLVMDIKTKTGWREQSPAKRPHQAAIWQQAGEQWLAPRLERTGAQLNCITAEHYQQHTESKRNQKAAISYSSLDLSGTLTIADPEIFLTLLTQGIGPAKGLGCGLLLVRRI, encoded by the coding sequence ATGTATTTCAGCCGCTTACGATTACGTACGGATACCGATACCCGCAGCTTGGCGCAACAGCTCTGCCAACAGAGCAGTTATTCCGAGCATCAGCAACTGTGGCGTCTTTTTGATGACAACCCTGAAGCAAAACGCGACTTTCTTTTTCGCCGCACCGACAACAATGGCTGGCCACAATTTTATCTGCTATCAAACCGCCAGCCTGTTGATCGCAGCGGAGTCTGGCAAATAGACCAGCGCGACTATCACCCAAAATTACAGACAGGCCAGAAACTAGCCTTCAGTCTACGTGCAAACCCCGTAGTCTCACGAAAAAATGCCCACAGCGGCAAGCGTCAGCGACATGATCTGGTCATGGACATCAAAACGAAAACCGGCTGGCGCGAGCAATCACCTGCCAAGAGACCTCATCAGGCAGCCATCTGGCAACAGGCAGGTGAACAATGGCTCGCACCCCGCCTGGAACGTACTGGAGCCCAATTGAACTGTATTACAGCGGAGCACTATCAACAGCATACAGAGAGCAAACGAAACCAGAAAGCGGCCATAAGCTACAGCAGCCTCGACCTTAGCGGTACGCTGACAATCGCCGATCCAGAAATCTTTCTAACACTGCTGACCCAAGGCATTGGCCCAGCCAAGGGACTCGGCTGCGGCCTGCTTCTGGTACGCCGGATTTAA
- a CDS encoding aldehyde dehydrogenase has translation MNRTVFFAVFIVLIGGIYYVLKTSDAPPEQDITLTPKEYIELVERKKAARRAAAKLEASMQQSEDRLKQAREEADQR, from the coding sequence ATGAACAGAACCGTCTTTTTCGCCGTATTCATCGTCCTGATCGGCGGCATTTACTATGTACTCAAAACCTCCGACGCTCCGCCGGAACAGGACATCACCCTGACTCCCAAGGAATACATCGAACTGGTGGAGCGGAAGAAGGCGGCCCGCCGCGCTGCGGCAAAACTGGAGGCGTCCATGCAACAGTCAGAAGACAGATTAAAGCAGGCGCGAGAGGAAGCGGATCAGCGCTGA
- the cas5e gene encoding type I-E CRISPR-associated protein Cas5/CasD, whose translation MQSYLLFRLYGPMAAWGDTAVGEFRPSHDHPTRTATLGLVAAALGIRRDQEETLLSLDRSINVAIRLDAPGEVLRDYHTTQVPPVQRKVIHYTRQDELNAGKLHTILSSRDYRCDCAATIALRCKKNRNFSLNEISEALAYPKLPLYLGRKSCPLSLPLAAIIIDANRLTEAFDQYPDPQSELDTLTHGLWGFGGLNKEKVTRLYWDSDETNLSPEMTYPRRDRLRSRRRWQFDERIEYMATQSATED comes from the coding sequence ATGCAGAGCTATTTATTGTTTCGCCTGTACGGCCCGATGGCAGCTTGGGGCGACACAGCAGTGGGCGAGTTTCGCCCCAGCCACGATCATCCTACCCGTACCGCTACGCTTGGACTGGTAGCCGCCGCACTAGGCATACGACGTGATCAGGAAGAGACGTTACTGAGTCTCGACAGATCCATCAATGTAGCAATCCGCCTGGATGCACCCGGTGAGGTACTGCGTGATTACCACACAACACAGGTGCCGCCTGTCCAGCGCAAAGTCATCCATTACACACGTCAGGATGAATTGAATGCGGGTAAGTTGCATACCATCCTATCCAGTCGTGACTACCGCTGTGACTGTGCCGCCACTATCGCTTTACGTTGTAAGAAAAACCGTAATTTCTCGTTAAACGAAATTTCCGAGGCACTGGCCTACCCGAAACTCCCGCTCTATCTGGGACGAAAATCCTGTCCACTATCGCTGCCGCTCGCCGCAATAATCATTGATGCAAACAGGCTTACTGAGGCTTTTGATCAGTATCCTGACCCACAATCGGAACTCGATACACTGACTCATGGATTATGGGGATTTGGAGGACTGAATAAGGAGAAAGTAACCCGTCTGTATTGGGATAGCGACGAAACTAATCTCTCACCCGAAATGACCTATCCGCGCCGGGACCGATTACGTAGCCGCAGACGCTGGCAATTCGATGAGCGTATCGAATATATGGCCACACAGAGCGCTACGGAGGATTAG
- the cas3 gene encoding CRISPR-associated helicase Cas3', protein MDEQDGKQMETLALYYRYWGKASKKQAEEVSFHLLPYHCLDVAAVGQRLLEQHHPLRKTLQRLTGLTEKDLHTSLPTLLALHDLGKFSSGFQALRPDITQAINSAAANTHEYDIRHDQLGYTFWQSVLKPHWQQTGLIPCTGRGGEGPHPTDICMLAMTGHHGKPPSAKHIRHERYFSKADQQAAIAFIDDILMLFPRFTETLPKWEMQATRQASWWLAGFAVLCDWIGSNADFFAYNSSRASCEEYWKIAKQQAGTAVTKTELLTARPSQSIELSQLLNIKQGSSPTPLQDLAKALTLGHQPQLFILEDVTGAGKTEAALLIAHRLMAADLADGLYFGLPTMATANAMYDRVGNIYREFYESNTAPSLVLAHGARDLSDKFRQSLIPQSKHPEAGYPNEGVSPASIHCGEWLADNRKKALLAEIGIGTIDQALLSILPNKHQSLRLLGLSNKVLLVDEVHACDAYMLPLLERLLTAHAMAGGSAILLSATLPRAQRERLIGAFAVGTGKSKPATDKTDYPLLTHFNDESVEEHTLQTRSEVKRRVSVDFISQRDQIEQRLSLWIEQGDCACWICNTVADAREVYSWLKSTHTEWQIDLFHARFCLADRITIENRVLQRFGKKGDHNQRAGQLLIATQVVEQSLDLDFDHLISDLAPIDLLIQRAGRLHRHRRDVKGNPINNHDQRLEPILTIHAPEWQEEPAPDWFKQAFSRAQAVYENHAQLWLGMKLLKEQNGFRMPEDARSLIESVYGLEAEIPEGLQEIDATAEGNQKAQQGQGKLNRLHLEGGYSREHTNSWWDDADTPTRLGEETTQVWLAKWQNGELTPLYNTPPFAWQQSSLTARRAVADACEPQVDIPADVMEICNISLPAKGKWGLLMTLVSIASDVWQGTAINQKGEKSPIYYSPKIGLMTEKEYTTTQGTDL, encoded by the coding sequence ATGGATGAGCAGGACGGCAAACAGATGGAAACCTTGGCGCTCTATTATCGGTACTGGGGAAAGGCATCAAAAAAGCAGGCGGAGGAGGTATCCTTTCACTTACTGCCATATCACTGCCTGGACGTGGCGGCAGTAGGCCAGCGGTTATTGGAACAACACCATCCGCTACGGAAAACCCTCCAACGCCTGACAGGATTGACAGAAAAAGACCTCCACACCAGCTTGCCGACACTACTGGCTCTTCACGATCTAGGGAAATTTTCCTCCGGGTTTCAGGCATTGCGACCGGACATTACGCAAGCCATCAACTCAGCCGCCGCAAACACTCATGAATACGACATACGCCACGACCAGCTCGGCTATACCTTCTGGCAAAGCGTACTCAAACCTCACTGGCAGCAGACCGGCCTGATACCATGCACAGGCAGAGGGGGAGAAGGCCCACACCCTACCGACATCTGCATGCTCGCCATGACCGGTCACCACGGCAAGCCACCATCAGCCAAACATATCCGGCATGAACGCTATTTTTCCAAAGCAGACCAGCAAGCTGCGATCGCCTTCATCGACGACATACTCATGCTGTTCCCCAGGTTCACTGAAACACTTCCCAAGTGGGAAATGCAAGCAACGCGTCAGGCATCCTGGTGGCTTGCAGGTTTTGCTGTCTTATGTGACTGGATAGGCTCAAATGCCGATTTCTTCGCTTACAACTCATCTCGCGCTTCCTGCGAAGAATACTGGAAAATAGCCAAGCAACAGGCAGGCACAGCAGTCACAAAGACCGAGCTACTGACCGCCAGACCAAGCCAGTCTATTGAACTGTCCCAACTGCTCAATATCAAACAAGGCTCCAGCCCGACACCTTTACAGGACTTGGCGAAGGCACTAACACTAGGCCATCAACCACAATTATTTATTCTTGAGGATGTTACTGGTGCAGGTAAAACCGAAGCCGCCTTGCTCATTGCTCATCGCTTGATGGCCGCAGATTTGGCCGATGGCCTCTACTTCGGCCTCCCCACCATGGCTACCGCCAATGCCATGTATGACCGCGTGGGTAACATCTACCGGGAGTTTTACGAGAGCAATACCGCCCCGTCACTGGTACTGGCCCATGGCGCACGCGACCTTTCTGATAAATTTCGCCAATCACTCATCCCTCAAAGTAAACACCCTGAAGCTGGCTACCCAAACGAAGGGGTCTCACCTGCATCCATACATTGCGGCGAATGGCTGGCCGATAACCGCAAAAAGGCACTGTTGGCAGAGATTGGTATAGGCACTATCGACCAAGCACTGCTCAGCATCCTACCCAACAAACACCAGTCACTGCGGCTGCTTGGCCTGAGCAACAAAGTCTTGCTGGTGGATGAGGTACATGCCTGTGACGCCTATATGCTGCCACTGTTAGAACGCCTTCTCACCGCTCATGCCATGGCAGGCGGTAGCGCCATTCTTCTCTCTGCAACCTTACCAAGAGCTCAGAGAGAGCGACTGATAGGAGCCTTTGCCGTGGGGACGGGCAAGTCAAAACCCGCCACTGACAAAACCGATTATCCACTGCTCACACATTTCAACGACGAGTCCGTCGAAGAACATACACTGCAAACCCGGTCAGAGGTAAAACGCCGCGTGTCTGTCGATTTCATCAGTCAGAGAGATCAGATTGAACAGCGGTTGTCGCTATGGATTGAACAGGGTGATTGCGCATGCTGGATATGCAATACCGTAGCGGATGCGCGCGAGGTCTATTCCTGGCTGAAGAGTACCCACACGGAATGGCAGATCGACCTCTTCCATGCCCGCTTCTGCCTGGCCGACCGAATCACCATCGAGAATCGTGTCCTCCAACGTTTCGGTAAAAAGGGTGACCACAATCAACGCGCAGGTCAGTTACTGATCGCTACCCAAGTGGTTGAGCAGTCCCTGGATCTCGATTTTGACCATCTGATCTCCGACCTGGCCCCCATCGACCTGCTGATCCAACGTGCAGGCCGCCTGCACCGGCATCGACGGGATGTGAAAGGCAACCCCATCAATAACCATGATCAACGCCTGGAACCTATACTGACCATCCATGCACCAGAGTGGCAAGAAGAACCCGCTCCTGATTGGTTCAAACAAGCATTCTCCCGAGCCCAGGCCGTCTATGAAAACCACGCCCAACTATGGCTGGGCATGAAACTGCTCAAGGAACAGAACGGTTTCCGCATGCCTGAAGATGCCCGCAGCCTGATTGAAAGTGTCTATGGACTCGAAGCCGAGATACCAGAAGGACTACAGGAAATCGATGCCACGGCAGAAGGCAACCAAAAGGCGCAACAGGGACAAGGCAAGCTCAATCGCCTGCACCTGGAGGGAGGATATTCACGTGAACACACCAATTCCTGGTGGGACGATGCCGATACCCCCACCCGGTTGGGCGAGGAGACCACCCAGGTATGGCTAGCCAAGTGGCAGAATGGGGAACTAACTCCACTGTACAACACACCACCGTTTGCCTGGCAACAATCCAGCCTGACTGCGCGACGGGCAGTAGCCGATGCTTGTGAACCTCAAGTGGACATCCCTGCTGACGTAATGGAAATATGCAACATCAGCCTGCCTGCCAAAGGGAAATGGGGCTTGTTAATGACGTTGGTTTCAATAGCATCCGATGTATGGCAAGGCACCGCCATCAACCAGAAAGGCGAAAAATCCCCTATTTATTACAGCCCCAAAATTGGCTTGATGACTGAGAAGGAATACACGACGACTCAAGGAACCGATCTATGA